The following are encoded together in the Neofelis nebulosa isolate mNeoNeb1 chromosome 9, mNeoNeb1.pri, whole genome shotgun sequence genome:
- the LOC131486252 gene encoding transcription factor BTF3-like, producing MNILTNQGTVIHFNNPKVQANAFTITGHAETKQLTEMLPSILNQLGADSLTSLRRLAEALPKQSVDGKAPLATRDDDDDDDDDKVPDLVENFDEASKNEAN from the coding sequence ATGAATATACTCACAAACCAAGGAACAGTGATCCACTTTAACAACCCTAAAGTTCAGGCAAACGCTTTCACCATTACAGGCCATGCTGAGACAAAGCAGCTGACAGAAATGCTCCCCAGTATCTTAAACCAACTTGGTGCAGACAGTCTGACTAGTTTAAGAAGATTGGCTGAAGCTCTGCCCAAACAATCTGTGGATGGAAAGGCACCACTCGCTActagagatgatgatgatgatgatgatgatgataaagttCCAGATCTTGTGGAGAATTTTGATGAAGCTTCCAAGAATGAAGCAAACTGA